In Fictibacillus halophilus, a single genomic region encodes these proteins:
- a CDS encoding TIM barrel protein — translation MTHTIGISGSTIMSDETKFNDLFRDQEQITHIEIGEFENEEAFQRFLTLLKTSNKTFGIHSPIYRNGSKYDLLEKFQYAPEQAWTLFEKEIQRLVKLGTQYILVHFPYFQGSAQNPDTLIEQGLKRLSELQQTYNLPIVCEPKLGLDQSPKGIEYLNAFPISLWEKYGLKLCIDIGDYLLAADEQALSMIQKWKDHIKVVHLHNIEFIDDKYIWVPIHPSHEDDGKHYSINEILHVLSGYRDLIWVLEHTPHSNPSQTFIQEGINWLADDVLKNNLSKKY, via the coding sequence ATGACACATACAATCGGTATTTCTGGCAGTACCATCATGTCTGATGAAACAAAATTCAACGATCTGTTTCGAGATCAAGAACAGATCACACATATTGAGATTGGAGAATTTGAAAACGAAGAAGCCTTTCAAAGATTTCTCACACTTCTAAAGACAAGCAATAAAACGTTTGGCATCCACTCTCCCATCTATAGAAACGGAAGTAAATATGATCTATTAGAGAAGTTTCAATATGCACCTGAACAAGCATGGACCTTGTTCGAAAAGGAAATTCAGCGTCTCGTTAAGTTAGGCACTCAGTATATCCTTGTTCATTTTCCTTATTTTCAAGGAAGTGCCCAAAATCCGGATACCTTAATTGAGCAGGGGCTAAAACGATTATCTGAGCTGCAGCAAACATACAACTTGCCAATCGTCTGCGAACCAAAGCTTGGATTGGATCAATCGCCAAAAGGAATTGAGTACCTAAATGCTTTCCCTATCTCATTATGGGAAAAATACGGACTCAAGCTGTGCATTGATATTGGTGATTACCTATTAGCTGCTGATGAACAAGCTCTAAGCATGATTCAAAAATGGAAAGATCACATAAAAGTTGTACATCTTCATAACATTGAGTTTATTGATGATAAATACATATGGGTCCCTATCCATCCATCACATGAAGATGACGGAAAACATTATTCCATTAATGAAATTCTCCATGTTTTATCAGGATACCGTGATCTTATTTGGGTGCTCGAACACACCCCTCACTCAAATCCTTCTCAAACATTTATTCAAGAAGGAATCAACTGGTTGGCAGATGATGTATTAAAAAATAATCTTTCTAAAAAATACTGA
- a CDS encoding ABC transporter ATP-binding protein: MDKHLISIQNLSKYFVTKTGTHKAIDGITLDIFKGETLGIVGESGSGKTTLGRTIMRLYEPEHGNITFDGLDITHMPEKKLRPYRKEFQMIFQNPYESLSPRLTVGEILEEPLVIQKMLSKEERTKKAYSLLEKVGLPKTSYLKKIHEFSGGQRQRIGIARALMLDPKFIIADEPVSALDVSVQAQVLNLLKDLQSELDLTCLFISHDLGVVHYMSDRVAVMYLGHLIELAPKDELYRNPIHPYTKSLLSSIPISDPERRNAYREPIILPEKPLYPPQLIHVGNEHYVSANMINIKEFEIENDRKLIRN, encoded by the coding sequence TTGGATAAACATTTGATAAGTATACAAAACCTTTCAAAGTACTTTGTGACGAAAACGGGGACCCATAAAGCAATCGATGGAATCACACTCGATATTTTTAAAGGCGAAACGTTAGGAATCGTTGGGGAATCTGGATCTGGTAAAACGACCCTCGGACGAACGATCATGCGACTGTATGAACCAGAGCACGGAAACATTACGTTTGATGGCCTGGACATCACACATATGCCTGAAAAAAAGTTGCGGCCATACCGCAAAGAATTTCAGATGATCTTTCAAAATCCTTATGAGTCACTCAGCCCTCGTTTAACGGTCGGGGAAATTTTAGAAGAACCGCTTGTTATTCAGAAAATGTTAAGCAAAGAAGAGCGTACGAAGAAAGCGTACAGTCTATTGGAAAAGGTCGGATTGCCGAAGACTTCTTATCTAAAAAAAATTCACGAATTCTCCGGTGGACAGCGTCAGAGAATCGGAATTGCTCGTGCACTGATGCTAGATCCTAAGTTTATTATTGCAGATGAACCTGTCTCGGCCCTCGATGTATCTGTTCAAGCGCAAGTGTTGAATCTATTAAAAGATCTTCAGTCCGAACTAGACCTAACGTGTTTGTTCATCTCACATGATCTTGGCGTGGTTCATTATATGAGTGACCGTGTAGCCGTCATGTACCTTGGCCATCTGATCGAATTGGCACCAAAAGATGAATTGTACCGAAATCCGATCCACCCTTATACGAAATCTCTTTTATCATCTATTCCAATCTCAGACCCTGAGCGTCGGAATGCATACAGAGAACCTATCATTCTGCCAGAGAAACCGCTCTATCCTCCACAGTTGATTCATGTTGGTAACGAGCATTACGTATCTGCGAACATGATCAATATTAAAGAGTTTGAGATTGAGAATGATAGAAAACTAATCCGTAATTGA
- a CDS encoding MBOAT family O-acyltransferase, translating to MTFISIEFLLFLAITVLLNYIIPHRLRWILLLVASYVFYASLSIQFILLLLISTAFTYFTGIFIEKQETKKQKKKAMVVGISVLLFFLGWFKYFNFVNESLRSLATFMGWNYAIPYQEIVLPLAISFYTFQAVSYLVDIFYGKQKAERHYGYFSVYFAFFPQLVAGPIERAKKLIPQLKVEQRLNYENLVYGMKRIAWGFFKKTLIADRLAPIVASVYDSPNPTGSEIVLATILFSIQLYADFSACSDIAIGSARMLGINLTENFKQPHFAVSIADFWSRWHITLSTWLRDYIFFPLCKGKKKRSQIYFAIVITFLVSGIWHGAAWTFIIWGLIHGFYRVFGDATKSYRESMASFIRLDRSPVLHRWLKIAITFLLVCFSRVFFRSDTVAQAFDHAKLFLSISSWSPVGMIKAFEIFPLFDLLLFIFFFIILQLFQYIERNNGSTWEFLSKRSTFTRLAFYIFLIFSVLILGVTGDGFVYGGF from the coding sequence ATGACTTTTATATCAATTGAGTTTCTTCTATTTCTCGCAATAACCGTTTTGTTGAATTATATAATCCCCCATCGATTGAGATGGATTCTTTTATTGGTTGCGAGTTACGTGTTTTACGCTAGTTTAAGTATTCAATTTATATTATTACTCTTAATTAGCACAGCTTTTACTTATTTTACTGGAATCTTCATTGAAAAACAGGAGACAAAAAAACAGAAGAAAAAAGCCATGGTCGTTGGTATTTCTGTATTGTTGTTTTTTCTTGGTTGGTTTAAATATTTTAATTTTGTGAATGAGTCGCTTCGGTCGTTGGCAACATTCATGGGTTGGAATTATGCAATACCCTACCAAGAGATCGTTTTGCCATTAGCCATTTCATTTTATACATTTCAAGCTGTAAGTTATCTTGTGGATATTTTCTATGGAAAGCAAAAAGCTGAAAGACATTATGGTTATTTTTCGGTCTATTTTGCATTTTTCCCACAACTGGTTGCTGGGCCAATTGAACGTGCCAAAAAATTAATTCCACAATTGAAAGTCGAACAGCGTTTAAACTATGAAAATTTAGTCTATGGAATGAAGCGAATTGCATGGGGTTTTTTTAAAAAGACATTAATTGCAGATCGACTAGCTCCAATCGTTGCTAGTGTATACGATAGTCCTAACCCGACTGGTTCAGAAATCGTACTCGCTACTATTTTGTTCTCGATCCAGTTGTACGCTGATTTTTCAGCGTGCAGTGACATTGCCATTGGTAGTGCAAGAATGCTGGGAATCAATTTAACTGAAAACTTTAAGCAGCCGCACTTTGCCGTTTCGATTGCAGATTTTTGGAGCAGATGGCATATTACGCTCTCAACATGGCTTAGGGACTACATTTTTTTCCCGTTATGTAAGGGGAAAAAGAAGAGAAGCCAAATTTATTTTGCGATCGTGATTACCTTTTTAGTAAGTGGCATTTGGCACGGAGCCGCATGGACGTTTATTATATGGGGTCTCATTCATGGGTTTTATCGCGTGTTTGGAGATGCAACGAAATCTTATCGTGAAAGTATGGCTTCCTTTATTCGATTGGATAGAAGCCCAGTGCTCCATAGGTGGTTGAAAATTGCAATAACCTTCCTGCTCGTTTGCTTTTCCAGAGTTTTTTTTCGATCGGATACCGTAGCACAAGCATTTGATCATGCAAAACTTTTCTTGAGCATCAGCTCTTGGAGCCCGGTGGGAATGATTAAAGCTTTTGAAATTTTTCCGTTATTTGATCTGCTACTTTTCATTTTTTTCTTTATTATTTTACAACTGTTTCAATATATAGAAAGAAACAATGGTTCGACATGGGAATTTTTATCAAAGCGCTCCACATTTACAAGGTTGGCATTTTATATTTTTCTTATTTTTTCAGTTCTTATATTAGGTGTTACTGGTGATGGATTTGTTTATGGTGGATTTTGA
- a CDS encoding ABC transporter permease subunit — MNFSFTSYLRRLRSILIGVLIISFLPSIFFGIAPLQSMKLWEYTIENRKYSLFPDIFDKFFYSMTIFFTALLLGLLVALLLTFLATLLPRPLKRAVYGFLTLLESLPDLFIVIALQVSAVYIFKKTGLLIANVSGVYDNRIYFFPILTLSVLPTIQLFKITFLLMKEEQNKPYITVARAMGLGNLYITLNHVFRNIMTSLFQYSKTIFVFMLSNLFILEYVFNLNGIMTIMLNTQGVSFIITVLFIAIPFSFLFEVMESYRGGLNVQKEDAA, encoded by the coding sequence ATGAACTTTTCATTTACTAGTTATTTGAGGAGGCTTCGATCGATCTTAATCGGCGTTTTGATTATCAGCTTTCTTCCTTCTATCTTTTTTGGAATCGCACCACTGCAAAGCATGAAGCTTTGGGAGTATACCATCGAAAATCGAAAATACAGTCTTTTCCCTGATATTTTTGATAAGTTTTTTTACTCGATGACGATTTTCTTTACGGCACTGCTTCTAGGTCTCCTAGTAGCGTTATTGCTCACGTTCTTAGCAACACTGCTGCCAAGACCATTAAAACGTGCTGTCTATGGTTTTTTAACACTATTAGAATCTTTGCCAGATCTTTTTATCGTTATCGCGTTACAAGTTTCTGCGGTATATATCTTTAAGAAGACCGGATTATTAATCGCGAACGTGTCTGGTGTCTATGATAACCGCATCTACTTTTTTCCGATTCTAACACTCTCTGTCCTGCCAACGATTCAACTCTTTAAGATTACCTTTCTATTAATGAAAGAAGAACAAAACAAACCATACATAACCGTAGCACGAGCGATGGGACTCGGAAACCTCTATATCACGCTCAATCATGTGTTTCGTAATATCATGACCAGTCTCTTTCAATATTCCAAGACCATCTTTGTTTTCATGCTTTCGAACTTATTCATTCTAGAATACGTCTTTAACTTGAACGGAATCATGACCATCATGCTGAACACGCAAGGTGTTTCTTTTATTATAACGGTCTTGTTTATCGCGATTCCTTTCTCCTTTCTTTTTGAGGTCATGGAATCATACCGCGGAGGCTTAAACGTACAAAAGGAGGATGCAGCATGA
- a CDS encoding diacylglycerol kinase yields the protein MKRARLIYNPSSGRETVKKQLPYILDRLENAGYETSCHATTPEDGCATRAARAAGERGFDLVIAAGGDGTIYEVVNGLAGLENRPMLGIIPAGTTNDFARAVGVPRTIEGACDVLCGGVHMPVDIGKVNDKFFINIAGGGRITELTYEVPSKLKTMIGQLAYFLKGIEMLPSIRPTFVEIEFDDKEKYEGEIMLFLVANTNSVGGFEKLAPSSEFHDGLFDVIILKKTNLAEFVRIASLAIRGEHIHDDHVIYKKAKRVKVTPREKMQINLDGELGGILPGEFENLHHHFELLVPKERLKP from the coding sequence ATGAAACGAGCTCGACTAATATATAACCCAAGTTCGGGAAGAGAAACGGTAAAAAAACAGCTTCCTTACATTCTGGACAGACTTGAAAATGCAGGCTATGAAACGTCTTGCCATGCAACAACACCGGAAGACGGCTGCGCGACTCGCGCTGCACGTGCAGCGGGGGAAAGAGGCTTCGACCTCGTTATCGCAGCTGGTGGAGACGGGACGATCTATGAAGTGGTAAATGGGTTAGCAGGACTTGAAAATCGCCCAATGCTAGGAATCATTCCTGCGGGAACAACGAATGACTTTGCACGTGCAGTGGGTGTGCCGCGTACGATTGAAGGAGCTTGTGACGTTCTTTGCGGTGGTGTACATATGCCTGTTGATATCGGTAAAGTAAACGACAAATTCTTCATCAACATCGCGGGTGGAGGTCGTATAACAGAGCTTACGTATGAAGTGCCAAGTAAACTGAAGACGATGATCGGACAGCTGGCGTATTTCTTGAAAGGAATTGAGATGCTGCCATCGATACGGCCTACATTTGTAGAAATCGAATTTGATGATAAAGAAAAATACGAAGGCGAGATCATGCTCTTCTTAGTGGCTAATACAAATTCTGTTGGAGGCTTTGAGAAGCTTGCGCCATCATCAGAGTTCCATGACGGTCTTTTTGATGTAATCATCTTAAAGAAAACTAACCTTGCAGAATTTGTACGTATTGCATCTCTTGCGATCCGCGGTGAACACATCCATGATGATCACGTCATCTATAAGAAGGCAAAGCGTGTAAAAGTGACGCCTCGCGAAAAGATGCAGATCAACTTAGATGGAGAGCTTGGCGGAATCCTGCCAGGTGAGTTCGAGAACTTACATCATCATTTTGAACTGCTAGTACCAAAAGAGAGACTTAAGCCATAA
- a CDS encoding AMP-binding protein, protein MNSFKKMEQFGNRTAVYADREYSYSEMIEISDAICGNVGERTLVFCLCSNNKESLFGYVGFIRGGVVPVLLDASIHIDRLRRLVHLYKPAYIWASSNNQELSKTMDSSFVYGDYTLYKCPTHFQHNLHEHLALLLTTSGSTGSPKFVRLSYENIFENAVSIAKYLDIHENEKPITTLPMNYSYGLSIINSHFICGATVVVTGASIMSMDFWNLCKEQQITTFGGVPFVYEMLDRLKFEELSLPSLRKLTQAGGKLSETLSLKFANVCNQKGIQFFTMYGQTEATARMSYLPYEKNIEKAGSIGVAIPGGELILQDDNGNKITSPHLIGELIYKGPNVSLGYAESLFDLSKKDENKGVLRTGDMAYFDEDGYFFISGRIKRMIKVYGNRIGLDDVEAFLHEHGHDCICAGSDDQMYIYTLRDDYVQIKKIVKEKLNLKGFKIMRIAEIPRNHYGKILYSDLPKLG, encoded by the coding sequence ATGAATAGCTTCAAAAAAATGGAGCAGTTTGGGAACCGCACCGCTGTATATGCAGACCGAGAATATTCATACTCTGAAATGATAGAAATATCTGATGCCATCTGCGGTAATGTGGGTGAAAGAACGCTCGTTTTTTGTTTGTGTTCAAATAATAAAGAGTCTTTATTTGGCTACGTGGGCTTTATTAGAGGTGGCGTTGTCCCCGTGCTTTTGGATGCATCCATCCATATAGATCGGTTACGAAGACTGGTTCATCTTTATAAGCCTGCATACATCTGGGCAAGTAGTAATAATCAAGAACTCTCAAAGACAATGGATTCTTCATTTGTATATGGAGATTACACATTATATAAATGTCCCACCCATTTTCAACATAATCTTCATGAACATCTTGCTCTCCTCTTAACAACCTCTGGAAGTACGGGGAGCCCCAAATTTGTTCGTCTAAGCTATGAAAATATTTTTGAAAACGCTGTATCAATAGCAAAGTACCTTGATATCCATGAAAACGAAAAACCGATCACTACACTACCAATGAATTACTCCTACGGGCTTTCTATTATTAACAGCCATTTCATATGTGGAGCCACCGTCGTTGTAACGGGGGCTTCTATCATGAGTATGGATTTTTGGAATTTATGTAAGGAACAACAGATCACAACATTTGGTGGAGTTCCTTTTGTGTATGAGATGCTTGACAGGTTGAAGTTTGAAGAGCTTAGTCTTCCAAGTTTGAGAAAACTAACTCAGGCAGGTGGGAAATTGAGCGAAACTCTATCGCTCAAATTTGCTAATGTGTGTAATCAGAAAGGGATTCAGTTTTTTACCATGTACGGTCAAACTGAGGCGACAGCGCGGATGTCCTATTTACCCTATGAAAAAAACATTGAAAAAGCTGGAAGTATTGGTGTCGCTATTCCAGGTGGAGAGCTGATTCTTCAAGATGACAATGGAAACAAAATTACATCACCTCATTTGATAGGTGAATTGATATACAAAGGGCCAAATGTTTCCTTAGGGTATGCGGAGTCGTTATTCGATCTTTCGAAAAAAGATGAGAATAAAGGTGTTTTGCGTACAGGAGATATGGCTTACTTTGATGAGGATGGGTATTTCTTTATATCGGGGCGCATCAAAAGAATGATTAAAGTGTACGGAAACCGCATCGGTCTTGATGATGTAGAAGCGTTTTTACATGAGCATGGCCACGATTGTATCTGTGCTGGAAGTGATGACCAAATGTATATCTACACATTAAGAGATGATTATGTTCAGATAAAAAAAATAGTCAAAGAAAAATTAAACTTGAAGGGCTTTAAGATTATGAGAATAGCGGAAATTCCACGTAATCATTATGGGAAAATTCTCTATTCAGACCTTCCTAAACTGGGCTAA
- a CDS encoding ABC transporter ATP-binding protein: MSNRLLEINNLNISFGSGKNVFNAVTDISLSVSTGQTAALIGESGSGKSVTSLSVLKLLPANGRAESGSIRFDDKEILQMTEKEMQKIRGNEISMIFQDAIASLNPAMKVGVQITEGLKYHKQMPKSELRTVALTLLEQVGFHNPAHIFDQYPSQLSGGMKQRILIAMAISCRPKLIIADEPTTALDVTIQRQVLDLIADYKIREDASVLMITHDFGVVAEYADWVYVMFGGRIVESGDVFTIFNNPIHPYTKGLIGCIPSLESDGDRLKSVYDYSFEEAGYKGRKFAPETYSMESKVYHAPSSLIEVEPGHYVRLFDESEVTIVG; encoded by the coding sequence ATGTCTAACAGGCTTTTAGAAATAAACAATCTAAACATATCGTTTGGTAGTGGAAAGAACGTGTTTAACGCGGTTACAGATATAAGTCTCTCCGTTAGTACTGGACAGACTGCCGCTCTTATCGGCGAATCGGGTTCTGGGAAAAGTGTCACTTCCCTATCTGTCCTGAAACTTCTACCAGCTAACGGACGAGCAGAATCAGGCTCTATACGTTTTGACGATAAAGAAATTTTGCAGATGACAGAAAAAGAGATGCAAAAAATAAGAGGCAACGAGATCTCCATGATCTTTCAGGACGCGATCGCCTCACTGAATCCAGCTATGAAGGTGGGTGTTCAGATTACAGAAGGCTTGAAATATCATAAACAGATGCCGAAATCAGAGCTCAGAACAGTTGCCCTCACGCTCCTTGAACAAGTAGGTTTCCATAATCCAGCACACATTTTTGATCAATATCCTTCTCAGCTGTCAGGAGGCATGAAACAGCGTATCTTAATCGCAATGGCCATCTCCTGTAGACCTAAACTGATTATCGCGGATGAACCAACGACCGCGTTAGACGTAACGATTCAAAGGCAGGTATTGGATTTAATCGCTGATTATAAAATACGTGAAGACGCTTCTGTTTTAATGATCACACATGATTTTGGTGTTGTAGCAGAATATGCTGATTGGGTGTATGTCATGTTCGGAGGACGAATCGTAGAATCAGGAGATGTGTTTACGATATTTAATAATCCGATCCACCCTTATACCAAAGGCTTGATCGGCTGCATCCCAAGTTTAGAGAGCGATGGCGATCGTTTAAAGAGTGTTTACGATTATTCGTTTGAAGAAGCAGGATACAAGGGAAGAAAATTCGCACCAGAGACTTATTCCATGGAAAGCAAAGTCTATCATGCCCCGTCCTCTCTAATAGAAGTGGAACCAGGTCATTATGTTCGTCTTTTTGATGAGAGTGAGGTGACGATCGTTGGATAA
- a CDS encoding phosphopantetheine-binding protein — protein MRNIEKYKNAFIHVLELEEDEVVENLELAESAEWDSIAHMALISEIEDVFDVSLDSEWMTEFNSYQSGIELLERLGVNMINE, from the coding sequence ATGAGAAATATCGAAAAATATAAAAATGCTTTTATTCATGTGTTGGAACTAGAGGAAGATGAAGTGGTTGAGAATCTAGAATTAGCAGAATCAGCAGAATGGGATTCCATTGCACATATGGCGCTCATTAGTGAGATTGAGGATGTATTCGATGTCTCATTAGATTCAGAATGGATGACTGAATTCAACTCTTATCAGTCTGGAATTGAGCTATTGGAACGTTTGGGAGTGAACATGATTAATGAATAG
- the rlmD gene encoding 23S rRNA (uracil(1939)-C(5))-methyltransferase RlmD, producing MTKADLPVHKNESYEVDIVDLTHEGAGVARVNGFTLFVPNTLPGERAKIKVIGVKKGFGFGRLEELIEESPERVEPPCPIYKWCGGCQLQHLSYEGQLEYKRKLVEDVLTRIGKLEDVPVLPTLGMGEEPWRYRNKAQVPVGERNGRIITGFYQKRSHEIVEMDSCIITGDTNDDAVQAVKEIVNQYNISAYNEEKHKGVLRHIIARYGKTTGDLMIVLVTNGQELPQRKKIVEDIRKALPEIKSIVQNVNSKRTNVIFGEETRVLWGAEYIYDFIGDIKFAISARSFYQINPDQTKVLYDQALQYAELNGDETVIDAYCGIGTISLFLAQKAKKVYGVEIVPEAIEDARRNAELNNIHNAEFAVGKSEDVIPEWKKQGITPDVIVVDPPRKGCDEELLKTIIEMKPKRVVYVSCNPATLARDLRVLEDGGFKTQKVQPVDMFPQTTHVEAVALLELN from the coding sequence ATGACAAAGGCTGATTTGCCTGTTCATAAGAATGAAAGTTATGAAGTAGATATAGTGGATTTAACCCATGAGGGAGCTGGAGTTGCTCGTGTAAATGGGTTTACTTTGTTTGTGCCGAATACATTGCCTGGCGAGCGTGCGAAGATTAAGGTTATTGGTGTGAAAAAAGGATTCGGTTTTGGTCGTTTAGAAGAGCTGATTGAAGAGAGCCCTGAACGTGTTGAACCGCCTTGTCCGATCTATAAATGGTGTGGAGGCTGCCAGCTTCAGCACCTATCCTATGAGGGTCAGCTGGAGTATAAACGCAAGCTGGTAGAAGACGTTTTAACGAGAATCGGAAAGTTAGAAGATGTACCTGTTCTGCCCACACTTGGTATGGGAGAAGAACCATGGCGTTATCGCAACAAAGCGCAAGTGCCTGTTGGTGAACGCAACGGCCGCATCATCACAGGTTTTTATCAAAAGCGTAGCCATGAGATCGTAGAGATGGATAGCTGTATCATCACGGGAGATACGAACGACGACGCGGTACAAGCTGTGAAAGAAATCGTGAATCAGTACAACATCAGTGCTTATAATGAAGAAAAACATAAAGGCGTCTTGCGGCATATCATTGCGCGCTACGGTAAAACGACAGGCGATTTGATGATCGTACTCGTAACGAACGGCCAAGAACTGCCGCAGCGTAAGAAGATAGTAGAAGATATTAGGAAAGCACTTCCTGAGATCAAATCTATCGTACAAAATGTGAACTCAAAACGCACGAACGTAATTTTTGGAGAAGAAACACGAGTACTTTGGGGTGCTGAATATATTTACGATTTTATCGGCGACATCAAGTTTGCCATCTCGGCGCGCTCGTTTTATCAGATCAATCCGGACCAGACGAAGGTGCTTTATGATCAAGCGTTACAATATGCGGAACTGAATGGTGATGAAACGGTCATCGATGCGTATTGTGGAATTGGGACTATTTCATTGTTCCTCGCACAAAAAGCGAAAAAAGTATATGGCGTAGAAATCGTACCAGAAGCGATTGAAGATGCGCGCCGCAATGCAGAGTTAAACAACATCCATAACGCTGAGTTTGCTGTTGGTAAATCAGAAGACGTGATACCGGAGTGGAAGAAACAAGGCATCACGCCAGATGTGATCGTCGTCGATCCACCGCGAAAAGGCTGCGACGAGGAGTTATTAAAAACTATCATCGAAATGAAACCGAAGCGTGTTGTCTATGTGAGCTGTAACCCAGCCACACTCGCACGTGATCTGCGCGTACTTGAAGATGGCGGATTTAAAACGCAGAAAGTACAGCCGGTTGATATGTTTCCGCAGACGACGCATGTTGAAGCTGTTGCGCTGCTTGAGCTTAATTAA